One Halichondria panicea chromosome 3, odHalPani1.1, whole genome shotgun sequence genomic region harbors:
- the LOC135333546 gene encoding uncharacterized protein LOC135333546 isoform X1, with translation MLHPYYFKQSRTFPALHCCCTTYIKEVVCLDPKGFQHCVCVTFCKCEPEAVTLVRHNMWPATPATPTLAFHQDLLLWMESLLLEGCIGVDAFCRSLEYKIGRDISKQLRKIYPVMIDAFEEYRFNRYQLDCLLFLSPDLNTTAICPACPQSNGTQIISMDGVFGLCRKKSAGVSVRPPLFSGVFFEEQQAVDEFVADYDTFGQIIDKGCHEFLAGDTLRSKSRYAALDETAVFGSICRHEFPQRFLNMKHGERLAYPVYLLKKAHQNKGDKCLLLLYDIACLLETHLKNRGHLDMLEKTTLGVPIFHVYGHCAFCQLTYSPRVLTGCGLTDGEAMERLWSYLRRFAKSTKEMRPSHRIDVLTSALLHYASRVRLNLGASLVKRLKNAQNTQHSATEDLSKLINESNGTLTESSAEQLQKQQHRLFARSQTDLSFGQRHKTFQNILHIARERRFLISTKARYADGQSIAARLAKKISSSTSTLKRTVSRFNGMRHDQFEGVAYHLPANLNWETVSNLEELSTLEVASAGNCTIPIHLWIKVVRACNMKERATEEVKMIMEEINTVANNLKYEHSVISRHIQDIATSDSLSLFQKGCLNLLHRR, from the exons ATGCTTCACCCATACTATTTCAAGCAGTCGAGAACCTTTCCAGCACTTCACTGTTGCTGTACAACTTACATAAAAGAAGTTGTTTGTCTTGACCCTAAAG GTTTCCAGCATTGTGTGTGCGTAACCTTCTGCAAGTGTGAGCCTGAGGCTGTTACTCTTGTGCGGCATAACATGTGGCCAGCGACACCAGCAACTCCCACCCTAGCATTTCATCAGGATCTGCTACTATGGATGGAGTCACTTTTGCTGGAAGGGTGTATTGGTGTCGATGCTTTTTGTCGTTCTCTTGAATACAAAATTGGAAGAGATATCAGCAAACAA CTCCGGAAGATCTATCCTGTCATGATTGATGCGTTTGAAGAATATAG GTTCAACAGATATCAACTCGACTGTCTTCTATTTTTGTCTCCTGACTTGAACACTACAGCTATCTGCCCTGCCTGTCCTCAG AGCAATGGAACTCAAATTATATCCATGGATGGTGTATTTGGACTATGTCGGAAAAAGTCTGCTGGTGTTAGTGTTCGACCACCACTCTTCTCTGGTGTATTCTTTGAGGAACAGCAAGCAGTAGATGAGTTTGTTGCTGATTATGATACATTTGGCCAGATAATCGACAAG GGGTGTCATGAGTTCCTCGCTGGAGACACTTTGCGCTCCAAATCAAGGTACGCAGCTCTAGATGAAACTGCCGTGTTTGGAAGCATCTGTCGTCATGAGTTTCCCCAAAGATTTCTGAATATGAAGCATGGAGAAAG ACTAGCATATCCTGTGTACCTGCTAAAGAAGGCACACCAAAACAAGGGTGACAAGTGTCTGTTGTTACTGTACGATATTGCCTGCTTACTCGAAACTCATCTGAAG AATCGTGGACATCTTGACATGTTAGAAAAGACAACATTAGGAGTGCCAATTTTTCATGTCTATGGGCATTGTGCATTCTGTCAG ctgacaTATTCACCTAGAGTCCTAACTGGATGCGGACTTACTGATGGTGaagctatggagagactgTGGTCATATCTAAGAAGATTTGCTAAATCCACCAAAGAAATGCGACCATCTCATCGCATTGATGTCCTTACCTCAGCTCTATTACATTATGCATCAAGAGTACGTCTTAATCTAG GGGCATCGTTAGTCAAAAGGCTGAAGAACGCCCAAAACACTCAACATAGTGCAACAGAGGACTTATCAAAGCTAATCAATGAGTCAAATG GTACACTGACGGAGTCATCAGCTGAACAATTGCAGAAACAACAACACAGGCTGTTCGCAAGGAGTCAAACTGATCTGA GTTTCGGGCAACGTCACAAAACCTTTCAGAACATCCTTCATATTGCTCGCGAGCGTAGGTTTTTAATATCTACCAAAGCGAGATACGCTG ATGGTCAATCGATTGCTGCACGCCTTGCAAAGAAGATATCATCAAGTACGAGTACGCTGAAACGAACAGTGAGCAGATTTAATGGTATGCGTCATGATCAATTTGAAGGAGTAGCATACCATCTGCCAGCCAATTTGAATTGGGAGACAGTTTCCAATTTGGAAGAATTGTCTACGTTGGAGGTCGCGTCGGCTGGAAATTGTACCATTCCCATTCATTTGTGGATAAAAGTTGTGAGAGCGTGTAATATGAAGGAAAGGGCAACGGAAGAAGTGAAGATGATAATGgaagaaattaatactgttgCCAACAACCTGAAATACGAGCATTCCGTAATAAGTCGTCATATACAGGATATCGCCACATCTGATAGTCTGTCTCTGTTTCAGAAAGGTTGCCTTAACCTTTTGCATCGAAGATGA
- the LOC135333548 gene encoding uncharacterized protein LOC135333548 isoform X2 — translation MTSRTVITISQREFLYWINNHKKRHTSSHCDTVPRARTKKLSTRRKLRQASGFSKEFHKQQDLNGKTLSDKSKLMAEAWRKISTADKEKYNVVAKDIEGSNEEEDEEELTPEKKRQLIVRVAKRHQGDANLLQSLGCEMATMMFVDKKVLSVGTTDGKKFLQSHPAILSSFSSYFLYDDLSKKQFATPATAASSSTTSLNTNSSSFNVTSTNANPINTTSSTTSKAVISTVKKSTTKTTTKATPSGILSNQAISNTDTVSTIFMKGRDGSIVATGTVLPGVHKTIHGRPCQKDCETLSVVDVVQVGAEAWFEDAFGENKLSTGIIVEWPSSMISNVADVSPLHTRTNRKRK, via the exons ATGACTTCCCGAACAGTGATCACAATATCCCAGAGAGAATTTCTT tattggATAAACAATCACAAGAAACGGCACACCAGCTCTCATTGTGACACTGTTCCTCGTGCTAGAACTAAAAAGCTGTCCACACGTAGGAAATTAAGGCAGGCCTCTGGCTTCAGTAAAGAGTTTCACAAACAACAAG ATCTCAACGGGAAGACTCTCTCAGATAAATCAAAATTGATGGCAGAGGCTTGGAGAAAAATCAGCACTGCTGATAAGGAAAAGTACAATGTAGTAGCAAAAGATATTGAGGGTAGCAATGAGGAGGAGGATGAGGAGGAACTAACGCCGGAAAAAAAGAGGCAGCTCATTGTTCGGGTTGCTAAGAGACATCAGGGAGAT GCCAATCTGCTGCAATCACTTGGTTGTGAGATGGCTACAATGATGTTTGTTGATAAAAAGGTTTTAAGTGTGGGAACCACAGATGGGAAAAAATTTCTTCAATCTCACCCTGCAATCCTGTCATCCTTCAGCTCCTACTTTCTGTATG ATGACTTGTCCAAGAAACAATTTGCTACCCCAGCCACTGCAGCCTCGTCAAGTACAACCAGTCTCAACACAAATTCCAGCTCATTCAATGTTACCTCAACAAACGCAAACCCAATCAACACCACCTCATCTACTACATCCAAAGCTGTTATTTCCACTGTGAAGAAATCAACCACTAAAACTACAACCAAAGCAACACCTTCTGGAATCTTGTCCAATCAAGCTATTTCTAACACTGATACCGTCAGTACGATTTTTATGAAAGGCAGAGATGGAAGTATTGTTGCAACAGGTACAGTGCTTCCTGGTGTACATAAAACCATTCATGGTCGTCCTTGCCAAAAAGATTGTGAAACGCTTTCCGTTGTGGATGTTGTACAAGTTGGTGCTGAAGCTTGGTTTGAAGATGCTTTTGGGGAAAATAAATTGAGCACAGGGATCATCGTGGAATGGCCGAGCAGTATGATATCAAACGTAGCTGATGTCTCCCCACTTCATACAAGAACTAATCGCAAACGTAAATAA
- the LOC135333546 gene encoding uncharacterized protein LOC135333546 isoform X3, giving the protein MLHPYYFKQSRTFPALHCCCTTYIKEVVCLDPKGFQHCVCVTFCKCEPEAVTLVRHNMWPATPATPTLAFHQDLLLWMESLLLEGCIGVDAFCRSLEYKIGRDISKQLRKIYPVMIDAFEEYRFNRYQLDCLLFLSPDLNTTAICPACPQSNGTQIISMDGVFGLCRKKSAGVSVRPPLFSGVFFEEQQAVDEFVADYDTFGQIIDKGCHEFLAGDTLRSKSRYAALDETAVFGSICRHEFPQRFLNMKHGERLAYPVYLLKKAHQNKGDKCLLLLYDIACLLETHLKNRGHLDMLEKTTLGVPIFHVYGHCAFCQLTYSPRVLTGCGLTDGEAMERLWSYLRRFAKSTKEMRPSHRIDVLTSALLHYASRMVNRLLHALQRRYHQVRVR; this is encoded by the exons ATGCTTCACCCATACTATTTCAAGCAGTCGAGAACCTTTCCAGCACTTCACTGTTGCTGTACAACTTACATAAAAGAAGTTGTTTGTCTTGACCCTAAAG GTTTCCAGCATTGTGTGTGCGTAACCTTCTGCAAGTGTGAGCCTGAGGCTGTTACTCTTGTGCGGCATAACATGTGGCCAGCGACACCAGCAACTCCCACCCTAGCATTTCATCAGGATCTGCTACTATGGATGGAGTCACTTTTGCTGGAAGGGTGTATTGGTGTCGATGCTTTTTGTCGTTCTCTTGAATACAAAATTGGAAGAGATATCAGCAAACAA CTCCGGAAGATCTATCCTGTCATGATTGATGCGTTTGAAGAATATAG GTTCAACAGATATCAACTCGACTGTCTTCTATTTTTGTCTCCTGACTTGAACACTACAGCTATCTGCCCTGCCTGTCCTCAG AGCAATGGAACTCAAATTATATCCATGGATGGTGTATTTGGACTATGTCGGAAAAAGTCTGCTGGTGTTAGTGTTCGACCACCACTCTTCTCTGGTGTATTCTTTGAGGAACAGCAAGCAGTAGATGAGTTTGTTGCTGATTATGATACATTTGGCCAGATAATCGACAAG GGGTGTCATGAGTTCCTCGCTGGAGACACTTTGCGCTCCAAATCAAGGTACGCAGCTCTAGATGAAACTGCCGTGTTTGGAAGCATCTGTCGTCATGAGTTTCCCCAAAGATTTCTGAATATGAAGCATGGAGAAAG ACTAGCATATCCTGTGTACCTGCTAAAGAAGGCACACCAAAACAAGGGTGACAAGTGTCTGTTGTTACTGTACGATATTGCCTGCTTACTCGAAACTCATCTGAAG AATCGTGGACATCTTGACATGTTAGAAAAGACAACATTAGGAGTGCCAATTTTTCATGTCTATGGGCATTGTGCATTCTGTCAG ctgacaTATTCACCTAGAGTCCTAACTGGATGCGGACTTACTGATGGTGaagctatggagagactgTGGTCATATCTAAGAAGATTTGCTAAATCCACCAAAGAAATGCGACCATCTCATCGCATTGATGTCCTTACCTCAGCTCTATTACATTATGCATCAAGA ATGGTCAATCGATTGCTGCACGCCTTGCAAAGAAGATATCATCAAGTACGAGTACGCTGA
- the LOC135333113 gene encoding uncharacterized protein LOC135333113 has product MGKKLAGPIGTETTLINTQSSPGASSRGETGLDITGLDKAVEFYFHHALAPSTQRTYTSAQARYLSFCTQFDITPLPLQETHLCRYVSWLAKDNIAHTTVKSYLSALRHLQIACNFPDPMISTFPKLEGVIRGIKMQQARHKTSSPKRLPITLAHLHKLRSFFASKGNEADSFMLWAAICTCFFGFMRSGEMTIPSESAFDPSSHLCFNDVSVDNIADPQVVKVCLKASKTDPFRQGVEIVLGRTNNPLCPVTALLSYLALRGNRQGFLFLFADGRPLTKSRFVSQVRDALSRLGVDSSRYAGHSFRIGAATAAGAHGLSEPVIQMLGRWKSSAYQLYIRTKLASYSAVISTEPAP; this is encoded by the exons ATGGGGAAAAAATTGGCAGGGCCTATCG GCACGGAGACTACCCTCATCAATACCCAAAGCAGTCCTGGAGCTTCTTCTCGGGGAGAAACCGGACTGGACATCACAGGCCTGGATAAGGCTGTGGAATTCTATTTTCACCACGCCCTAGCCCCCTCTACACAACGCACCTACACCTCAGCACAAGCACGGTACCTCTCCTTTTGCACACAATTCGACATCACCCCCTTACCACTCCAAGAAACACATCTCTGCCGATACGTATCTTGGTTGGCCAAAGACAACATTGCACATACCACAGTTAAATCTTATCTCTCGGCACTAAGGCACTTGCAAATAGCTTGCAATTTCCCAGACCCCATGATCTCCACTTTTCCCAAGTTGGAAGGTGTCATCCGGGGCATTAAAATGCAGCAGGCACGCCATAAGACATCCTCCCCAAAACGGCTCCCAATTACCCTAGCCCATCTTCACAAACTACGTTCCTTTTTCGCATCAAAAGGGAACGAGGCAGACTCGTTCATGCTGTGGGCAGCCATATGCACTTGCTTCTTTGGCTTCATGCGATCGGGTGAAATGACCATCCCATCGGAGTCTGCATTCGACCCATCCTCCCACCTATGTTTCAATGACGTGTCAGTGGACAATATTGCTGATCCCCAAGTGGTCAAGGTTTGCCTGAAAGCATCTAAAACAGATCCGTTTCGCCAAGGGGTCGAAATAGTCCTTGGCCGAACCAATAATCCTCTGTGCCCAGTGACAGCGTTGCTGTCATATCTCGCACTCCGAGGTAACCGTCAGGGTTTTCTATTTTTATTTGCGGACGGACGCCCTCTCACCAAGTCTAGATTTGTGTCCCAAGTCCGAGACGCTCTTTCGCGCCTGGGCGTGGACTCCTCTAGGTACGCTGGCCACTCATTTCGGATTGGGGCCGCCACTGCTGCCGGGGCCCACGGTCTCAGCGAACCTGTCATCCAAATGCTGGGCAGATGGAAAAGCTCAGCATACCAACTCTATATTCGCACCAAACTCGCTAGCTATTCAGCAGTTATTAGTACAGAACCCGCACCTTAA
- the LOC135333548 gene encoding uncharacterized protein LOC135333548 isoform X1, with protein sequence MLDKLLHATETGLTLNTINYWINNHKKRHTSSHCDTVPRARTKKLSTRRKLRQASGFSKEFHKQQDLNGKTLSDKSKLMAEAWRKISTADKEKYNVVAKDIEGSNEEEDEEELTPEKKRQLIVRVAKRHQGDANLLQSLGCEMATMMFVDKKVLSVGTTDGKKFLQSHPAILSSFSSYFLYDDLSKKQFATPATAASSSTTSLNTNSSSFNVTSTNANPINTTSSTTSKAVISTVKKSTTKTTTKATPSGILSNQAISNTDTVSTIFMKGRDGSIVATGTVLPGVHKTIHGRPCQKDCETLSVVDVVQVGAEAWFEDAFGENKLSTGIIVEWPSSMISNVADVSPLHTRTNRKRK encoded by the exons ATGCTCGACAAGCTGCTGCATGCTACTGAGACTGGCTTGACATTAAATACTATAAAC tattggATAAACAATCACAAGAAACGGCACACCAGCTCTCATTGTGACACTGTTCCTCGTGCTAGAACTAAAAAGCTGTCCACACGTAGGAAATTAAGGCAGGCCTCTGGCTTCAGTAAAGAGTTTCACAAACAACAAG ATCTCAACGGGAAGACTCTCTCAGATAAATCAAAATTGATGGCAGAGGCTTGGAGAAAAATCAGCACTGCTGATAAGGAAAAGTACAATGTAGTAGCAAAAGATATTGAGGGTAGCAATGAGGAGGAGGATGAGGAGGAACTAACGCCGGAAAAAAAGAGGCAGCTCATTGTTCGGGTTGCTAAGAGACATCAGGGAGAT GCCAATCTGCTGCAATCACTTGGTTGTGAGATGGCTACAATGATGTTTGTTGATAAAAAGGTTTTAAGTGTGGGAACCACAGATGGGAAAAAATTTCTTCAATCTCACCCTGCAATCCTGTCATCCTTCAGCTCCTACTTTCTGTATG ATGACTTGTCCAAGAAACAATTTGCTACCCCAGCCACTGCAGCCTCGTCAAGTACAACCAGTCTCAACACAAATTCCAGCTCATTCAATGTTACCTCAACAAACGCAAACCCAATCAACACCACCTCATCTACTACATCCAAAGCTGTTATTTCCACTGTGAAGAAATCAACCACTAAAACTACAACCAAAGCAACACCTTCTGGAATCTTGTCCAATCAAGCTATTTCTAACACTGATACCGTCAGTACGATTTTTATGAAAGGCAGAGATGGAAGTATTGTTGCAACAGGTACAGTGCTTCCTGGTGTACATAAAACCATTCATGGTCGTCCTTGCCAAAAAGATTGTGAAACGCTTTCCGTTGTGGATGTTGTACAAGTTGGTGCTGAAGCTTGGTTTGAAGATGCTTTTGGGGAAAATAAATTGAGCACAGGGATCATCGTGGAATGGCCGAGCAGTATGATATCAAACGTAGCTGATGTCTCCCCACTTCATACAAGAACTAATCGCAAACGTAAATAA
- the LOC135333546 gene encoding uncharacterized protein LOC135333546 isoform X2 codes for MLHPYYFKQSRTFPALHCCCTTYIKEVVCLDPKGFQHCVCVTFCKCEPEAVTLVRHNMWPATPATPTLAFHQDLLLWMESLLLEGCIGVDAFCRSLEYKIGRDISKQLRKIYPVMIDAFEEYRFNRYQLDCLLFLSPDLNTTAICPACPQSNGTQIISMDGVFGLCRKKSAGVSVRPPLFSGVFFEEQQAVDEFVADYDTFGQIIDKGCHEFLAGDTLRSKSRYAALDETAVFGSICRHEFPQRFLNMKHGERLAYPVYLLKKAHQNKGDKCLLLLYDIACLLETHLKNRGHLDMLEKTTLGVPIFHVYGHCAFCQLTYSPRVLTGCGLTDGEAMERLWSYLRRFAKSTKEMRPSHRIDVLTSALLHYASRVRLNLDGQSIAARLAKKISSSTSTLKRTVSRFNGMRHDQFEGVAYHLPANLNWETVSNLEELSTLEVASAGNCTIPIHLWIKVVRACNMKERATEEVKMIMEEINTVANNLKYEHSVISRHIQDIATSDSLSLFQKGCLNLLHRR; via the exons ATGCTTCACCCATACTATTTCAAGCAGTCGAGAACCTTTCCAGCACTTCACTGTTGCTGTACAACTTACATAAAAGAAGTTGTTTGTCTTGACCCTAAAG GTTTCCAGCATTGTGTGTGCGTAACCTTCTGCAAGTGTGAGCCTGAGGCTGTTACTCTTGTGCGGCATAACATGTGGCCAGCGACACCAGCAACTCCCACCCTAGCATTTCATCAGGATCTGCTACTATGGATGGAGTCACTTTTGCTGGAAGGGTGTATTGGTGTCGATGCTTTTTGTCGTTCTCTTGAATACAAAATTGGAAGAGATATCAGCAAACAA CTCCGGAAGATCTATCCTGTCATGATTGATGCGTTTGAAGAATATAG GTTCAACAGATATCAACTCGACTGTCTTCTATTTTTGTCTCCTGACTTGAACACTACAGCTATCTGCCCTGCCTGTCCTCAG AGCAATGGAACTCAAATTATATCCATGGATGGTGTATTTGGACTATGTCGGAAAAAGTCTGCTGGTGTTAGTGTTCGACCACCACTCTTCTCTGGTGTATTCTTTGAGGAACAGCAAGCAGTAGATGAGTTTGTTGCTGATTATGATACATTTGGCCAGATAATCGACAAG GGGTGTCATGAGTTCCTCGCTGGAGACACTTTGCGCTCCAAATCAAGGTACGCAGCTCTAGATGAAACTGCCGTGTTTGGAAGCATCTGTCGTCATGAGTTTCCCCAAAGATTTCTGAATATGAAGCATGGAGAAAG ACTAGCATATCCTGTGTACCTGCTAAAGAAGGCACACCAAAACAAGGGTGACAAGTGTCTGTTGTTACTGTACGATATTGCCTGCTTACTCGAAACTCATCTGAAG AATCGTGGACATCTTGACATGTTAGAAAAGACAACATTAGGAGTGCCAATTTTTCATGTCTATGGGCATTGTGCATTCTGTCAG ctgacaTATTCACCTAGAGTCCTAACTGGATGCGGACTTACTGATGGTGaagctatggagagactgTGGTCATATCTAAGAAGATTTGCTAAATCCACCAAAGAAATGCGACCATCTCATCGCATTGATGTCCTTACCTCAGCTCTATTACATTATGCATCAAGAGTACGTCTTAATCTAG ATGGTCAATCGATTGCTGCACGCCTTGCAAAGAAGATATCATCAAGTACGAGTACGCTGAAACGAACAGTGAGCAGATTTAATGGTATGCGTCATGATCAATTTGAAGGAGTAGCATACCATCTGCCAGCCAATTTGAATTGGGAGACAGTTTCCAATTTGGAAGAATTGTCTACGTTGGAGGTCGCGTCGGCTGGAAATTGTACCATTCCCATTCATTTGTGGATAAAAGTTGTGAGAGCGTGTAATATGAAGGAAAGGGCAACGGAAGAAGTGAAGATGATAATGgaagaaattaatactgttgCCAACAACCTGAAATACGAGCATTCCGTAATAAGTCGTCATATACAGGATATCGCCACATCTGATAGTCTGTCTCTGTTTCAGAAAGGTTGCCTTAACCTTTTGCATCGAAGATGA